In Verrucomicrobiota bacterium, one DNA window encodes the following:
- a CDS encoding glycosyltransferase family 4 protein: MFCGNCFRDNALVAALRKMGHSALLVPLYLPLTLDEEDQSAGTPIFFGGVNVYLEQKSALFRNAPHWLHGLLASRPLLQWAAGKTAKTRPEDLGELTISMLRGEEGHQARELDELLAWLKTQPASDVICLSNALLVGMARRLKRELGAPVTCLLQGEDSFLDALPAPHKKNAWATLAERAADVDLFIAPSRYFGELMGSRLALAAERVRVLHNGINLDGYAPAAAPPNPPVIGYFARMCREKGLDTLVEAFLLLKRRNRVKDLKLRVGGGCGPSDEKFVATLRSRLEAGGFLNDVEFHPNLDRAGKQAFLRSLSVFSVPALYGEAFGLYLVEAWASGVPVVQPDHAAFPELIEATGGGVHCAPGSAEALADSLEQLLTDPAKLRALGGAGRAAVMKRFSVESLAQDTIRVFQELRANRTEDRRESTVNYSTPR, from the coding sequence ATGTTCTGCGGAAATTGCTTCCGCGACAATGCCCTGGTAGCCGCGCTGCGCAAGATGGGACACTCCGCGCTGCTCGTCCCGCTTTATCTGCCGCTGACGCTGGACGAAGAAGACCAGAGCGCCGGGACGCCGATTTTCTTCGGCGGCGTCAACGTTTACCTGGAGCAAAAGTCGGCTCTCTTTCGCAATGCGCCGCACTGGCTGCACGGGTTGCTCGCCTCCCGGCCTTTGCTGCAATGGGCCGCGGGCAAAACGGCAAAGACCCGCCCCGAGGATTTAGGTGAACTCACGATCTCGATGCTTCGCGGCGAGGAAGGTCATCAAGCCCGGGAACTGGACGAATTGCTCGCCTGGCTCAAAACGCAACCGGCGTCCGATGTGATCTGCTTGTCGAACGCTTTGCTGGTCGGGATGGCCCGCCGGCTCAAGCGTGAACTCGGCGCGCCGGTCACGTGCCTGCTGCAAGGCGAAGACTCTTTTCTGGACGCGTTGCCTGCGCCGCACAAAAAGAATGCCTGGGCCACGCTGGCCGAGCGCGCGGCGGACGTGGACCTGTTCATTGCGCCCAGCCGTTACTTCGGTGAGTTGATGGGATCGAGGCTGGCCTTGGCCGCGGAACGCGTGCGCGTCCTGCACAATGGCATCAACCTCGACGGTTATGCGCCGGCCGCGGCGCCGCCTAACCCGCCCGTGATCGGCTACTTTGCGCGCATGTGCCGCGAAAAGGGCCTGGATACGCTGGTCGAGGCGTTCCTCCTCCTGAAGCGGCGCAATCGGGTGAAGGATTTGAAACTGCGTGTGGGTGGCGGCTGCGGGCCCTCAGACGAAAAATTCGTGGCCACACTGCGATCGCGCCTGGAAGCGGGCGGGTTTCTCAACGATGTCGAATTTCATCCGAACCTCGACCGCGCGGGCAAGCAGGCGTTTCTGAGATCGCTCTCGGTGTTTTCCGTTCCGGCGCTTTACGGGGAAGCGTTCGGGTTGTACTTGGTCGAGGCCTGGGCTTCGGGCGTTCCGGTCGTTCAGCCTGACCACGCGGCATTTCCCGAATTGATCGAAGCCACGGGCGGCGGCGTGCATTGCGCGCCGGGCTCGGCGGAAGCGCTGGCCGATTCCCTCGAGCAACTGCTCACCGACCCGGCAAAGCTCCGCGCCCTGGGCGGAGCGGGCCGTGCCGCCGTAATGAAGAGATTCAGCGTAGAGAGTCTGGCGCAAGACACAATTCGGGTTTTTCAGGAACTGCGCGCCAATCGAACGGAAGACCGCCGCGAGAGCACGGTCAATTACAGCACTCCGAGGTGA
- a CDS encoding orotate phosphoribosyltransferase, whose protein sequence is MTTAEALQLFRETGALLEGHFVLRSGLHSRQYFQCALALQQMPIVEKFGRALADKTRALGAETVISPAMGGLVIGQEVARQLGVRFVFVEKEEGKLALRRGFKIAPAEKILVVEDVITKGGRVQETIDIVRAHKGSVLGVAMMVDRSDGPINLGVPLFSLIKMNVETFEADKLPPDLATIPASKPGSK, encoded by the coding sequence ATGACGACGGCAGAAGCTCTCCAATTGTTCCGGGAAACAGGCGCCTTGCTTGAAGGCCATTTTGTCCTGCGCAGCGGCCTGCACAGCCGCCAATACTTTCAATGCGCCCTGGCGTTGCAGCAGATGCCGATTGTCGAAAAGTTTGGCCGCGCGCTGGCGGACAAAACCCGTGCCCTGGGAGCCGAGACGGTCATTTCTCCCGCCATGGGCGGACTGGTCATCGGCCAGGAAGTCGCGCGGCAACTGGGCGTGCGGTTTGTCTTTGTCGAGAAGGAGGAGGGCAAACTGGCTTTGCGCCGCGGATTCAAGATCGCGCCGGCCGAAAAAATTCTCGTCGTGGAGGACGTGATCACCAAAGGCGGCCGCGTGCAGGAAACCATCGATATCGTCCGCGCGCACAAGGGCAGCGTGCTGGGCGTCGCGATGATGGTGGACCGGTCCGATGGCCCCATCAATTTAGGGGTCCCGCTCTTCAGCCTGATCAAGATGAACGTGGAAACGTTCGAGGCGGACAAGTTGCCGCCGGATCTGGCGACGATCCCGGCCTCCAAACCCGGGAGCAAATGA
- a CDS encoding acyl-CoA thioesterase, whose translation MPYEFKATRRVEFSDTDMAGIMHYANFFRFMETAEHGFYRELGFSVVLGQHDPPLGFPRVHAECDFKKPLRFEDLVEIHLLVREKKSKSITYCFRFRNLSVTPPEEVARGLITIVCVAHRPDGAMAAAPIPPEIAGKIELAPAALLF comes from the coding sequence ATGCCTTACGAATTCAAAGCCACGCGCCGCGTCGAGTTTTCGGACACCGACATGGCGGGCATCATGCACTACGCGAATTTTTTCCGGTTCATGGAAACCGCCGAGCACGGCTTCTATCGCGAGCTCGGATTTTCGGTGGTGCTGGGCCAGCACGACCCGCCCCTCGGTTTCCCGCGCGTTCACGCGGAGTGCGACTTCAAAAAGCCGCTGCGATTCGAGGACCTGGTTGAAATCCACCTTCTGGTCCGGGAGAAAAAGTCCAAGTCCATCACCTACTGCTTTCGCTTCCGGAATTTGAGCGTGACCCCGCCAGAGGAGGTGGCTCGGGGCTTGATCACGATTGTCTGTGTCGCGCACCGGCCGGACGGCGCCATGGCCGCCGCGCCGATTCCGCCGGAGATCGCCGGGAAAATCGAGCTCGCGCCGGCGGCGTTGCTGTTTTGA
- a CDS encoding cysteine--tRNA ligase: MGLKLFNTLSRSVENFAPRDPGGKKVDVYCCGPTVHNFAHIGNFRTFVFADLLRRYLEFSGFEVRHVMNITDVEDKIIKGVAASGAGLTDYTRRYETAFLEDFRALGCLLPHHTPRATEHIREIIALIENLLAKGLAYRASDGSIYFSIEKYRASGHRYGQLLNLNFDAMRVGERVSADEYDKESVADFALWKARVPEDGAVYWPSPWGEGRPGWHIECSAMSMKLLGTSFDLHLGGEDLIFPHHEDEIAQSEGAGLQAPGERFVKCWLHAAHLLVDGKKMSKTLGNFYTLRDLLAKGYTGREIRYLLLTAHYRAPFNFTLENLSGARTALGRLDECFTKLGEVAGSAQAEPDSRLLEEFTAALDDDLNVSAAWGNIFDWVRELNRTLDAGKMTPTHASSALGAWRRIDHIFGVGHKAEAEAPPEIMSLLEQRQAARKAKDFKQADAIREQLKSAGWVIEDTPKGPRLKRA; encoded by the coding sequence ATGGGCTTGAAGCTTTTTAACACACTGAGCCGTTCCGTGGAGAACTTCGCCCCGCGCGATCCGGGCGGAAAAAAGGTGGACGTATACTGCTGCGGCCCGACCGTCCACAATTTCGCCCATATCGGAAATTTTCGGACGTTTGTCTTCGCGGATTTGCTTCGGCGCTACCTGGAATTCAGCGGCTTTGAGGTCCGGCACGTCATGAACATCACCGACGTCGAGGACAAAATCATCAAAGGCGTCGCCGCGTCCGGGGCCGGCCTAACCGATTACACCCGGCGATACGAGACCGCGTTTCTGGAGGATTTTCGCGCGCTCGGTTGCTTGCTGCCGCATCACACGCCGCGCGCCACGGAACACATTCGCGAAATCATCGCGCTGATCGAGAATCTGCTGGCGAAGGGGCTGGCGTATCGGGCGTCGGACGGCTCGATCTATTTCAGCATCGAGAAATATCGGGCGTCGGGCCATCGCTACGGGCAATTGCTCAATCTGAATTTCGACGCCATGCGCGTCGGTGAACGCGTGAGCGCGGATGAATACGACAAGGAATCCGTGGCAGACTTCGCGTTGTGGAAGGCGCGGGTTCCGGAGGACGGCGCGGTTTATTGGCCGAGTCCCTGGGGCGAAGGCCGGCCCGGCTGGCACATCGAATGCAGCGCGATGAGCATGAAGTTGCTCGGCACGAGCTTCGACCTGCACCTCGGCGGCGAAGATCTCATCTTTCCTCATCACGAAGACGAGATTGCGCAAAGCGAGGGCGCGGGCCTGCAAGCGCCCGGCGAGCGTTTCGTGAAATGCTGGCTGCACGCGGCACACTTGCTCGTCGATGGCAAAAAGATGAGCAAGACGCTGGGCAATTTCTATACGCTGCGCGATTTGCTGGCCAAAGGCTACACGGGCCGCGAAATCCGTTACCTGCTGCTGACGGCGCATTATCGCGCGCCGTTCAATTTCACGCTGGAAAACCTCAGCGGCGCGCGGACCGCGTTGGGGCGGCTGGACGAATGTTTCACGAAGCTGGGTGAAGTCGCCGGCTCCGCTCAGGCCGAACCCGACTCCAGACTCCTGGAAGAATTCACCGCCGCGCTGGACGACGATCTGAACGTCTCGGCGGCCTGGGGAAATATTTTCGATTGGGTCCGCGAACTAAACCGAACCCTCGACGCCGGGAAGATGACCCCCACCCATGCAAGTTCCGCTTTAGGCGCGTGGCGTCGAATCGACCACATATTCGGCGTCGGCCACAAGGCCGAAGCGGAAGCGCCGCCGGAAATCATGTCGTTGCTCGAACAACGTCAGGCCGCCCGGAAGGCGAAAGATTTCAAGCAAGCCGACGCGATTCGCGAGCAGTTGAAGTCGGCAGGCTGGGTCATCGAGGACACTCCCAAAGGCCCGCGATTAAAGCGGGCGTAA
- a CDS encoding DUF4058 family protein encodes MRSPFPGMDPWLELSWRDVHASLIIYIRDHLQRQLPEPLVARAEENVSLDIEDEPSSHVQPDVEVSESWTSGGGLAASAPTVSVAEPLLLRVPEPEVDRRVEIIDPSSGGRVVTAIEVLSPSNKLPGRGRTAYQSKQRAFIAGGVNLVEIDLVREGDWAFSVDESLLPARKRTPYMVCVFRAHRPGERALYRLPLRERLPRIAIPLRPKDRDAVLDLQQVVDEAYERGRYDRTDYRRPLDPPLSPEDAAWSADLLRAAGRLE; translated from the coding sequence ATGCGCAGCCCTTTTCCAGGCATGGACCCGTGGCTGGAGCTTTCTTGGCGTGATGTGCATGCCAGCCTCATCATCTACATTCGAGATCATCTTCAGCGTCAGCTTCCCGAACCGCTGGTGGCGCGTGCGGAAGAGAATGTCTCCCTGGACATCGAGGATGAGCCTTCGAGCCACGTGCAACCCGACGTGGAAGTGTCCGAATCCTGGACCAGCGGCGGCGGACTGGCCGCATCCGCGCCCACGGTATCGGTGGCGGAGCCGCTGCTCCTGCGCGTGCCCGAACCGGAGGTGGACCGGCGCGTGGAAATCATCGACCCCTCTTCCGGCGGTCGTGTCGTCACGGCGATTGAAGTGCTGAGTCCGTCCAACAAACTGCCCGGTCGCGGTCGGACGGCTTACCAGTCAAAGCAGCGCGCCTTTATCGCTGGAGGCGTTAACCTGGTTGAGATCGACCTGGTGCGCGAAGGCGATTGGGCATTCTCGGTGGACGAGTCATTGCTGCCCGCGCGCAAACGGACGCCGTACATGGTTTGCGTGTTTCGCGCCCATCGCCCAGGAGAGCGCGCTCTTTACCGCCTGCCGTTGCGCGAACGGCTGCCCCGGATCGCCATCCCGCTTCGTCCCAAGGACCGCGACGCCGTGTTGGATCTTCAACAAGTCGTCGATGAAGCCTACGAACGGGGGCGCTACGACCGCACCGATTACCGGCGTCCACTCGACCCGCCGCTTTCTCCAGAGGATGCCGCATGGTCTGCTGACCTCCTGCGCGCGGCGGGGCGTTTGGAGTAA